GGCTGGAACCTGATGGCCGGACTGATCGGCCCCATCGTGCCGAGCAAACAGCTAAAGTCCCGCCAGCGCGCCGCCGAGGCCGAGGCCCTGGCCGCCCAGGCCCGCTACAACGCGACCGTCCTGCGGGCCTTCGTCCAGGTGTCGGACGTGATGAGCAACCTGGCCAACGACCAGGCGGCCCTGACCGCCCAGACCAAGGCTCAACACGCGGCCGAAGCCACCCTGCGCGACGAGCGCAAGGCCATGGAGCTTGGCGGCGGGACTCTGTTGGCGGTGGTGGATGCTCAGCGGCAGGTGAACCTGGCGCGCCGCAACACCGTCGCGGTGCAGGGGCAGGGCCTGAGCGACACGGCCGAACTGTTCACGGCGACGGCGGCGGACTGGCGGGTAGGATCATAGGTATCCTTCTCCCCTTGCGGGAGAAGGAAAACGGTTCTCAGGTCTTCAGCTTGTAGCCCGTCTCGAACATCCAGAGGCAGATGCAGGTGAAGGCGATCACCAGGCCGGCGGTCATGCCCATGCCGGCGATCAGCGAGCCTTCGGCGTGGCCGATGAAGCCGTAGCGGAACCCGTCGATCAGATAGAAGAACGGATTGTAGTGGCTGGCAGAGCGGAACGGCTCGGGCAGGCGCTCCACCAGGTAGAAGGTGCCCGACAGGAAGGTCATGGGCATGATGACGAAGTTGGTCACCGCCGACATGTGGTCGAACTTCTCCGACCAAAGACCGGCCATGATCCCCAGCAGGCCCAGGATCATCGAGGCGCCGGCCCCGAAATAGAGGATCGCCCAGAGGTGGCTGATCGGCAGGTGGGCGAAGGGCAGGACGGCGACCCAGGTCACCGCGCCCACCACGATGCCGCGGGTGGCGGCGCCCAGCGCGAAACCGGCCACATGCTCCAGCGGCGTCAGGGGCGGGGTGAGGAAGTCGCCGGTCAGGCCGTTCATCTTGGCCTGCAATAGGCTCGAGGACGAGTTGGCGAAGGCGTTGTTGAGGATCTGCATCATGATCAGCCCGGGCGCCACGAAGGTGGCGAAGGCCACGCCGTGGACCGGGACGCGGGCGCCCTGGGCGGCCACCACGAAGACCATCATGTAGAGCAGGGCCGTGACCACCGGAGCGGCCAGGGTCTGCATCCCCACCTTCCAGAACCGGCGGATCTCGCGGAGATAGAGGGTCTTGAGGCCGGCCCAGTTGACCCCGTGATAGTCGCGGGGCTGGGGCGGCATGACGGCGGCGGAAGCGGGCATATCCTTCATGCCCGCTCATGTGCGCCACGCCCGCGGGAAGCGCAAGGGTGCGGCCTTCCGACGCTATATGTGGTTCCTGTGGATGAAGACAGGGGCGCCTATTGTGGGTCTTAAGGATCTGTTTACGATATCTGGTAGTTGGTGATGTCGTGAGTAGCGCGCTGCCACAACATATTGATCCTGGGTCTGCCGCGCGGGGCTGATGGAACCAGGACACGCGGAGCAAGACCATGGGTTGGACGGACGAACGCGTCGAAAATCTCAAGAAGCTCTGGCAGGACGGCCTGTCCGCCAGCCAGATCGCCAAGCAGCTTGGCGGCGTCACCCGCAACGCGGTGATCGGCAAGGTTCACCGGCTAGGCCTGTCGGGCCGCGCCACCCCCTCCAAGCCGGCCCGTCCGGTCTTCAAGGCGCCGCGTCCGCAACGCGCCGTGGCCCAGCCGGCCGCGCCGCGCCGCATCGCCGAGCCCCTGGTGGCCCAGGCCCCCGTGCCCGCCCCCGTTCGCTACATCGATGAAGCCCCCGGCTCGGCCACCGTGCTGACCCTCGGCGCCCACATGTGCAAGTGGCCGATCGGCGATCCCTCGACGGACGGCTTCACCTTCTGCGGCCGCCGCCAGGATGACGGCCCCTATTGCGCCGAACACGCCCGGGTCGCCTATCAGCCGGCCCAGGCCAAGAAGCGCTCGGGCCCCAACGAACTGGCCCGTTCGCTGCGCCGTTACATCTAGATTAACGCTTGGAGAGCGGGCGAGGGTTTGGGTTTCGATCCAGCCCTCGCTAATCTCCGGCCATGACCGATGTCCTGGCAGAGTCGTCCGACTCCAACGCCCAGCCCTACTCCGTCTCGGAACTTGCGTTCGCGCTCAAGCGCACGCTTGAGGACGCCTACGGCTTCGTCCGTCTGCGCGCCGAGCTTTCCAAGGTCACCCACCACGGCAACGGCCACGTCTATCTGACGCTGAAGGACGAGCGCGCCGCCATCGACGGGGTGGTGTGGAAGGGCTCGGTGAAGAACCTGTCGGTCCGGCCCGAGCAGGGGCTGGAGGTGATCGTCACCGGCAAGATCACCACCTACCCCGCCGGCTCCCGGTATCAGATCGTCATCGAGACCATGGAGGCCGCCGGGGTCGGCGCCCTGCTGGCCCAGCTGGAGCGGCTGAAGGCCAAACTGCAGGCCGAGGGTCTGTTCGAGACCTCGCGCAAACAGCCCCTGCCCGCCATGCCGATGGTGGTGGGGGTGATCACCAGCCCGACCGGTGCGGTGATCCGCGACATCCTGCACCGTATACGCGACCGCTGGCCCTGCCGGGTGATCGTCTGGCCGGTGGTGGTCCAGGGCGACGCCGCCGCGGCCCAGGTCAGCAACGCCATTCAGCGGTTCAACGCCCTGACCCCAGGCGGCCCCGTGCCGCGCCCCGACGTGCTGATCGTGGCGCGCGGCGGCGGTTCGGTGGAGGACCTCTGGGCCTTCAACGACGAGGGGCTGGCCCGCGTGGTGGCCGCCGGAACCATTCCGTTGATCTCGGCGGTGGGCCACGAGACCGATACCACCCTGATCGACTTCGTCTCCGACCGCCGTGCGCCGACCCCGACCGCCGCCGCCGAGGTCGCCACCCCTGTGCTGGCCGAGCTGCGCGCCGCCATCGGTGACCTGACCTCCCGCCTGCATCGCCAGGGGGGCCGGATCGTCGAGGATCGCCGACAGCGGGTGGCCAACGCCGACCGGGCGCTGGCCCGAGTGCCCGACCTGGTGGAGATGGCCGCCCAGCGCTTCAACCTGGCCGCCAGCCGCCTGGCCGCCGCGCTGAACCGCAACATCACCGTCCATGACAGCCAGCTGATCCGAACCGCCTCGCGCCTGACGTCTGGCCTGCTGCAACGCCCGCAGCAGGTGCGCACCGAGCGGCTGGCCGGGGTGTCGTCGCGGCTGTCGGCGGGGCTCACGCGCAACATCGCCGTCCACCGCACAGAGCTGACCCGCCTCACCGCCCGCTTGGTCCCGGCCCTGCTGCGACGGCCGCAGGAACAGCAGGCGCAGGCGCTCTCCCGCACCGCGGTTCGCCTACAGCCGGCCCTGGCGCGGACCCTGGAGCGGATGACCGAGCGGCTGGCCTATCAGGCCAAGCTGCTCACGCCTTTGGACCCCAAGGCGCCACCCCGGCGCGGCTTCGCCAAGGTGATCCGCGCTGACGGGTCGCTGGCCCTGGATGGCGCGTCCCTGCGCAGTGGCGAGGGCGTGTCCCTGGTCTTCGCCGACATCACCCGCGAGGCCACCATCGACGGGACGCCGGCAGCCGCGCCTGAACCCCCGCCGGCGCCCGCGCGTCCGGTCCGCGCGACCAAGCCGCCCTCGACATCTTCC
The sequence above is drawn from the Phenylobacterium glaciei genome and encodes:
- a CDS encoding ABC transporter permease, whose amino-acid sequence is MKDMPASAAVMPPQPRDYHGVNWAGLKTLYLREIRRFWKVGMQTLAAPVVTALLYMMVFVVAAQGARVPVHGVAFATFVAPGLIMMQILNNAFANSSSSLLQAKMNGLTGDFLTPPLTPLEHVAGFALGAATRGIVVGAVTWVAVLPFAHLPISHLWAILYFGAGASMILGLLGIMAGLWSEKFDHMSAVTNFVIMPMTFLSGTFYLVERLPEPFRSASHYNPFFYLIDGFRYGFIGHAEGSLIAGMGMTAGLVIAFTCICLWMFETGYKLKT
- a CDS encoding GcrA family cell cycle regulator, producing the protein MGWTDERVENLKKLWQDGLSASQIAKQLGGVTRNAVIGKVHRLGLSGRATPSKPARPVFKAPRPQRAVAQPAAPRRIAEPLVAQAPVPAPVRYIDEAPGSATVLTLGAHMCKWPIGDPSTDGFTFCGRRQDDGPYCAEHARVAYQPAQAKKRSGPNELARSLRRYI
- the xseA gene encoding exodeoxyribonuclease VII large subunit, translated to MTDVLAESSDSNAQPYSVSELAFALKRTLEDAYGFVRLRAELSKVTHHGNGHVYLTLKDERAAIDGVVWKGSVKNLSVRPEQGLEVIVTGKITTYPAGSRYQIVIETMEAAGVGALLAQLERLKAKLQAEGLFETSRKQPLPAMPMVVGVITSPTGAVIRDILHRIRDRWPCRVIVWPVVVQGDAAAAQVSNAIQRFNALTPGGPVPRPDVLIVARGGGSVEDLWAFNDEGLARVVAAGTIPLISAVGHETDTTLIDFVSDRRAPTPTAAAEVATPVLAELRAAIGDLTSRLHRQGGRIVEDRRQRVANADRALARVPDLVEMAAQRFNLAASRLAAALNRNITVHDSQLIRTASRLTSGLLQRPQQVRTERLAGVSSRLSAGLTRNIAVHRTELTRLTARLVPALLRRPQEQQAQALSRTAVRLQPALARTLERMTERLAYQAKLLTPLDPKAPPRRGFAKVIRADGSLALDGASLRSGEGVSLVFADITREATIDGTPAAAPEPPPAPARPVRATKPPSTSSAQGDLF